Below is a genomic region from Ancylothrix sp. D3o.
TGAAATTCCGAACGTGGGTGAAGATGCGTTGCGTCAATTAGACGAAAACGGAATTATCCGCACAGGAGCTTGGGTAGAGTCGGGTGATATTTTGGTGGGTAAAGTGACTCCCAAAGGAGAATCCGATCAACCCCCCGAAGAAAAACTTTTGCGGGCCATTTTTGGTGAAAAAGCCCGTGATGTCCGCGACAATAGTTTGCGGGTGCCAAATGGTGAGAAAGGCAGAGTCGTTGATGTTCGGGTGTTTACCCGTGAACAAGGAGACGAGCTTCCTCCTGGGGCTAATATGGTCGTTCGGGTCTATGTGGCCCAAAAACGTAAAATCCAGGTGGGCGATAAAATGGCTGGCCGGCACGGCAATAAAGGGATTATTTCTCGAATTCTGCCGATAGAAGATATGCCTTATTTGCCAGATGGCCGACCAGTGGATATTGTTCTCAATCCCTTGGGTGTGCCTTCTCGGATGAATGTAGGCCAGATTTTTGAGTGCTTGTTGGGTTGGGCCGGTGAAAATTTGGGCGTGCGTTTTAAAATTACACCCTTTGATGAAATGCACGGGCCAGAAAAGTCACGAGAAACCGTTCATTTCAAGCTTAATGAGGCTAAAAAGAAAACCGGCCATGACTGGTTGTTTGATGAGGAAAACCCTGGAAAAACAACTGTTATGGATGGCCGCACGGGTGAGGCTTTTGACCGGCCGGTGACTATCGGTAAGGCTTATATGCTGAAGCTCGTTCACTTAGTGGATGATAAAATTCACGCTCGTTCTACCGGCCCCTATTCCTTGGTTACTCAGCAACCTCTGGGCGGTAAAGCTCAACAAGGTGGTCAGCGCTTTGGTGAAATGGAAGTTTGGGCTTTGGAAGCGTTTGGGGCTGCATATACTTTGCAAGAGTTGCTGACTGTTAAATCAGATGATATGCAAGGTCGTAATGAGGCTCTCAATGCTATTGTCAAAGGCAAATCCATTCCTCGTCCAGGGACACCAGAGTCGTTTAAGGTGTTGATGCGTGAGTTGCAGTCTTTGTGTTTGGATATTGCCGTGCACAAGGTAGAAACGAAAGAGGATGGGACTTCGCGTGATGTAGAGGTGGATCTGATGGCAGATGTTGCTTCCCGCCGTGCTCCTACTCGTCCAACTTATGAAGCTGTCTCGCGCGAGTCTTTTGATTCTGACGAGGATTAGTAAGGTAGAAAGTGATTGCTCTTTAGTGCTAAGAATAGCGGAAGCTAGGCACTAAAGGGCAATTACTTAAAAGCCGGTTTTTAAACCTATACAATATTGCAACGTCCTGCTAACCGGAAACAGACTCAGGAGCAAGTGGATGAAATTCGAGAAAAACTAGCTTTAGGAGAAAAGCAGACAGTGCTTGCAAGCAGAGTATAAAGTTTCTCGTGCCTTAATATACAATATTGAACACGGCTTACTCTGTAAAGATAAGCTTGCCAAGCACCCCCGAACTCCAGACAGTTTTATTCAACGAAGCCAAAGCTGACAAAAGAACAAGTAGAGGCATAAGAAATCGTCTGAGAGCCGGTGAAAATAAAGAGTAATTTAGCCAAAGAATATGGAGTTTCAAGAAAGACGATTTACGAAATAGCCAAAATTCAGACTTGGAAGTAAATGTGAGAGATTCAGGTTAAAGTTGGAAAACTTAATTATTAAGTAAGAGGAAAAATGGCAAAAATAGAGCAGAGATTTGATTACGTCAAAATTGGTTTAGCCTCACCAGAAAGAATTCGGCAATGGGGAGAAAGGACGCTTCCAAATGGTCAAGTAGTGGGAGAAGTAACCAAACCGGAGACTATTAATTACCGGACACTAAAACCGGAAATGGATGGTTTATTTTGTGAGCGAATTTTCGGGCCGGCAAAAGATTGGGAATGTCATTGTGGCAAATACAAGCGCGTAAGACATAGAGGAATAGTTTGTGAAAGATGTGGAGTAGAGGTAACAGAATCAAGAGTAAGACGGCATCGGATGGGATTTATTAAATTAGCCGCGCCGGTAGCTCATGTCTGGTATCTCAAAGGCATTCCAAGCTATATGGCAATATTGTTAGATATGCCATTAAGAGATGTGGAACAAATTGTTTATTTTAATGCTTATGTGGTACTCCAGGCAGGTAACCACGATCAGCTGCAATATAAACAACTACTGACAGAGGACCAATGGGTAGAAATAGAAGATCAACTTTATAGCGAAGATTCTCAACTTTCTGGGATAGAAGTAGGGATTGGAGCAGAAGCACTACAGAGACTACTAGAAGATATTAAACTAGAGGAGGAAGCAGAAAGACTGAGAGAAGAAATAGGGAGCGCCAAGGGACAAAAACGAGCCAAACTCATAAAAAGGCTGAGAGTTATAGATAACTTTATCGCCACCGGCTCGTTACCAAGTTGGATGGTACTCTCGGTTATCCCCGTTATACCTCCCGATCTTCGGCCAATGGTACAACTCGACGGTGGCCGGTTTGCCACAAGCGACCTTAACGACCTCTACCGAAGAGTGATAAACAGAAATAACCGCCTAGCAAGACTGCAAGAAATCCTCGCACCCGAAATCATCATCCGGAACGAAAAAAGGATGCTGCAAGAAGCAGTAGACGCCCTCATAGATAACGGGAGAAGGGGACGCACAGTAGTAGGAGCAAACAACCGGCCCCTCAAATCACTCTCAGACATCATCGAAGGTAAACAAGGACGCTTCCGCCAAAACCTGCTCGGTAAACGTGTAGACTACTCAGGCCGATCTGTTATCGTTGTTGGCCCCAAACTCAAAATCCACCAATGCGGACTGCCCCGTGAAATGGCAATAGAGCTATTTCAACCATTTGTCATACACCGGCTCATCCGTCAAGGGCTCGTTAACAACATCAAAGCAGCCAAAAAACTCATTCAACGCAATGACCCCGCCGTATGGGACATACTCGAAGAAGTAATCGAAGGGCATCCTGTAATGCTTAACCGGGCCCCCACACTACACCGGCTGGGGATTCAAGCATTTGAACCTATCCTAGTAGAAGGACGGGCCATCCAACTGCACCCCCTAGTCTGTCCAGCCTTCAACGCCGACTTCGACGGAGACCAAATGGCCGTGCACGTTCCCCTTTCCATCGAATCGCAAGCAGAAGCCCGACTGCTGATGTTAGCCTGCAACAACATCATGTCGCCAGCCACCGGCCGGCCAATCATCACACCATCTCAAGACATGGTACTAGGCTGCTATTACCTCACCGCCGAAAACCCCAACCTACCAAATAGCGGAGAACGTTACTTTTCCTCACTAAAAGAAGCAGTCATAGCCTATGAACAATCAAAACTCGACCTTCACCAATTCATCTGGGTTCGCTTTGATGGAGAAGTAGAATCTTCAGCAGCAGACACAACACCCCTCCAGACACAAACCGACGAGCTAGACGGTAGCCAAACAATAATCTACAAATACCGACGCATTCGCAAAGATAAATCTGGCAAAATCTTAAGTCAATTTGTCAAAACAACTGCGGGTCGGATCATTCTTAATCAAGTTATCACCGAAGCCCTCACGTAAATGCCTATTTTTCAACGCAGGTAAAGAAAAAACGCAGAAAACAACTAGGAGGGGAGTTCACCCCCGATCACTGCTTTTAACGTAGATATGGGAGAAACCTCGCTGGGGTTAGTATAGCCACTCCCGTAGGAGAAAGAGACGAGGCGGGTGTGGCTATAGCGAAACCGGAGATTTTCAAAAATATCTGGTAAAACCAGCCCCTACGTTACAAGAAAAAAACTTTGATCAGCCCCTCCACGAAAAAAACAGCCATTCAACATTCCACCCTACCAATCGTAAAACCATGATCTTTCGCAATCGAATCATCGACAAAAATCAACTCAAAAAACTCATCGCTTGGGCCTTTACCCATCATGGTACTGCCCGGACGGCGCAAGTTGCTGATCGCCTCAAAGATTTGGGATTTCGGTATGCCACAAAAGCTGGAATTTCAATCTCCGTTGATGACCTAAAAATCCCCCCCATCAAAAGAGCCCTCCTAGACAAAGCCGAAGAAGAAATTCGGACAACAGAAGACCGCTACACGAGAGGCGAAATTACAGAAGTTGAGCGTTTCCAAAAAGTTATAGACACATGGAATGGAGCCTCAGAAGAACTTAAAGACGAAGTAGTTCAACACTTCCTGGCTACAGACCCACTCAACTCAGTGTATATGATGGCCTTCTCCGGAGCGCGGGGAAATATTTCCCAAGTACGTCAGCTAGTGGGAATGCGGGGTCTGATGGCAGATCCTCAAGGAGAAATTATTGACCTTCCTATTAAAACCAATTTCCGAGAAGGTTTAACAGTTACAGAATACATTATTTCATCGTATGGGGCGAGAAAAGGACTCGTTGATACGGCGCTACGAACAGCAGATTCAGGATACTTAACTCGGCGATTAGTTGATGTTGCCCAAGATGTTATAGTTCGGGAAGT
It encodes:
- a CDS encoding DNA-directed RNA polymerase subunit gamma, whose protein sequence is MAKIEQRFDYVKIGLASPERIRQWGERTLPNGQVVGEVTKPETINYRTLKPEMDGLFCERIFGPAKDWECHCGKYKRVRHRGIVCERCGVEVTESRVRRHRMGFIKLAAPVAHVWYLKGIPSYMAILLDMPLRDVEQIVYFNAYVVLQAGNHDQLQYKQLLTEDQWVEIEDQLYSEDSQLSGIEVGIGAEALQRLLEDIKLEEEAERLREEIGSAKGQKRAKLIKRLRVIDNFIATGSLPSWMVLSVIPVIPPDLRPMVQLDGGRFATSDLNDLYRRVINRNNRLARLQEILAPEIIIRNEKRMLQEAVDALIDNGRRGRTVVGANNRPLKSLSDIIEGKQGRFRQNLLGKRVDYSGRSVIVVGPKLKIHQCGLPREMAIELFQPFVIHRLIRQGLVNNIKAAKKLIQRNDPAVWDILEEVIEGHPVMLNRAPTLHRLGIQAFEPILVEGRAIQLHPLVCPAFNADFDGDQMAVHVPLSIESQAEARLLMLACNNIMSPATGRPIITPSQDMVLGCYYLTAENPNLPNSGERYFSSLKEAVIAYEQSKLDLHQFIWVRFDGEVESSAADTTPLQTQTDELDGSQTIIYKYRRIRKDKSGKILSQFVKTTAGRIILNQVITEALT